One part of the Salmo salar chromosome ssa10, Ssal_v3.1, whole genome shotgun sequence genome encodes these proteins:
- the LOC106561526 gene encoding iroquois-class homeodomain protein IRX-5 — translation MAYPQGFLFQPSVSLALHSCPPFSSSVILGRPRTDEMGRPSPGSAFAPYAGSPAFNGSSPSFNSYLQYSGEQRAAMNSFVGSAYDPSAGITGSLEYHPFGGALGPYPYGDPAYRKNATRDATSTLKAWLNEHRKNPYPTKGEKIMLAIITKMTLTQVSTWFANARRRLKKENKMTWNPRNRSEDEEEDDNIDLEKNDDDDEPLKPTAEIGSRNEADGHHPHPVGISREKEDNSSNDMEPVLTDPDLKDHGDRRVPEMLGPTTTASPQNVHLGAERDSDSASPPAPRRNDTGNSSNAASVIGSPLPAPKPKLWSLAEIATSSDKCKGCSDGAQNVPRQLRTEIPARVSSPLRAAPQNHFPHSAALSKHVYYTSPFFQGYSNYHGAFGQLHSPGSNVGSATHINGLHQTMLHRAEALARDSKARSQTQIDLCKDLRYELKKGMTHV, via the exons ATGGCGTATCCTCAAGGTTTTCTCTTCCAACCGTCGGTTTCTCTGGCTCTCCATTCCTGTCCCCCGTTCAGTTCCAGTGTGATTTTAGGAAGACCGAGGACAGATGAAATGGGCCGGCCGTCTCCAGGCTCAGCCTTCGCGCCGTACGCGGGATCACCGGCGTTCAATGGCTCATCGCCAAGCTTCAACTCTTACCTTCAGTACAGCGGAGAGCAGAGGGCGGCAATGAACTCGTTTGTG GGCTCCGCGTATGATCCTTCAGCCGGCATCACTGGCTCTTTAGAATATCACCCGTTTGGTGGTGCATTGGGCCCCTATCCATATGGCGACCCTGCATACAGGAAAAATGCTACACGGGATGCGACTTCCACTCTCAAAGCGTGGCTCAATGAACATCGCAAAAACCCTTACCCCACCAAGGGCGAGAAGATCATGCTGGCAATCATCACCAAGATGACCCTTACCCAAGTCTCCACCTGGTTCGCTAACGCCAGAAGACGTTTGAAGAAAGAGAACAAAATGACGTGGAACCCGAGGAATAGAagtgaggatgaggaagaggatgacaACATTGACCTGGAGAAGAATGACGACGACGACGAGCCACTCAAGCCCACAGCAGAAATTGGGTCGAGAAATGAAGCAG ATGGACATCATCCACATCCAGTGGGAATCTCCCGTGAGAAAGAGGACAATAGCAGCAATGATATGGAACCTGTCTTAACTGATCCGGATTTAAAGGACCATGGGGACAGGAGAGTGCCCGAGATGCTAGGGCCCACTACCACAGCATCTCCTCAAAACGTGCACCTTGGAGCGGAGAGGGATTCAGACTCGGCAAGTCCACCTGCACCGAGGCGTAATGACACAGGCAACTCCAGCAATGCCGCGTCAGTGATTGGCTCGCCTCTTCCAGCCCCAAAACCTAAACTGTGGTCGCTGGCGGAGATTGCAACTTCTTCGGACAAATGTAAAGGATGTAGCGATGGTGCTCAGAACGTGCCCCGACAATTGCGCACAGAGATTCCGGCCCGTGTGTCATCTCCACTGCGAGCCGCTCCTCAGAATCATTTCCCTCACAGCGCAGCCCTTTCAAAACATGTCTATTATACATCTCCCTTTTTCCAGGGTTACTCAAACTATCATGGCGCTTTTGGACAGCTGCACAGCCCCGGATCAAACGTGGGGTCAGCGACACATATAAATGGATTACATCAAACTATGTTACACAGAGCCGAGGCACTGGCAAGAGATAGCAAAGCCAGGAGCCAAACACAGATAGATCTTTGTAAAGACTTGAGATATGAACTTAAGAAAGGTATGACACATGTTTAG